In Thermus thermophilus, the genomic window CCAAGGACTATGAAGCCAACCCTGGGGTGAGCGAGGCCTGGGTGTATCTGGGCATGGTACGCTTGTTGGTGAAGCGGCTGGCCAGGGCCGCGTAGCTGGCCGTGGAAGGGTTTTACGACAGCCTCTAAGTGCCCGCGCCTTGATTTCGCCACATGGGACACCGGAAGTGGGGCTTTGTGAAGGCTCTTTTGGGGCCCCCGCTCTGGCGCAAGCCAGAGCGGGCTACTTAGGCCCCCGAGGCCTCCGCCGGCAGGGGAAGCCCGGTGCCTAGGGCCCGGGCGTAGGTCAGCGAAGCTACCTTGAGCGCCAGGGGGTCCAGGTCCAGCCCCCCGGGCCAGACCGGGGCCCCGAGCTCCGGATCCACCCGCACCTGGGCGAAGAAGCCGGGATCCCGGAGGCAGGAGAGGAGTCCGGGAAGCTCCAGGCCCTCAAGGTCCACCACCCCCTCCTTCCCGTCCGAGAAGCGGAGCCAGAGCTTTAAGCCCTCCAGGGACCTGGCCTCCACCACTTCCACCACCAT contains:
- a CDS encoding DUF2442 domain-containing protein, whose translation is MVVEVVEARSLEGLKLWLRFSDGKEGVVDLEGLELPGLLSCLRDPGFFAQVRVDPELGAPVWPGGLDLDPLALKVASLTYARALGTGLPLPAEASGA